Proteins encoded within one genomic window of Synechococcus sp. PCC 7335:
- a CDS encoding ABC transporter ATP-binding protein, whose product MWYFLNAISNILSIGKIKFLLIALGFIFVSVLEAFGIGLIGPFIYFVSDPSAIQRQPYLNRIYQQLNLSSPNDFLLWLGIGIIVFFAFKSMMNWRVQSFIYKFSFTQEAKLAKKLMRLYLKAPYTYHLSKDSSYIINTILSDVKALSLGVFVPSLTILANISVITSLSLLLLISDPLVTAVAILFILPIFLVLNTFRSRIRSWGSEISNSNRNSAKIIYESLGGIKEVKAIGCEQYFNDQLSAQCNRYVKASSDNFSFKILPRMVLEAAFVALLVGITLLVLFVRGDASSMIATLGTFALVAVRLIPASSNLASSLINVRSKGYVVDKLYADLQELERAAHSNRETTTEKDPRTFGLSFTESIQLSHISYSYPGSYQEALSDISIQIKKGQSVAFIGKSGAGKTTLVDVLLGILTPSSGDILIDGVSIYNNLADWRQLIGYMPQSVHLIDDSLVKNIALGVSDKAIDYEKIHHCIRSAQLEDVVKNLPEGIYAELGERGVRLSGGQRQRVGIARALYHGSDILIMDEATSALDSETEALITESIKSLSRERTVIVIAHRMSTIQHCDQVFLLNNGQLTQTGSYEEVVASRGL is encoded by the coding sequence ATGTGGTATTTTCTAAACGCGATCTCGAATATACTTTCAATTGGTAAAATAAAGTTTCTCCTAATTGCTCTTGGCTTCATTTTTGTTTCTGTACTAGAAGCTTTTGGCATTGGCCTAATTGGCCCATTCATTTACTTTGTTAGTGATCCTAGTGCTATTCAAAGACAGCCCTATCTCAATCGAATATATCAGCAACTAAATCTATCTAGCCCAAACGATTTTTTGCTTTGGCTTGGAATTGGAATTATTGTATTCTTTGCATTCAAGTCAATGATGAACTGGCGAGTACAATCATTTATCTATAAATTTAGCTTCACCCAAGAGGCCAAGCTCGCGAAGAAGTTGATGCGTTTATATCTAAAAGCACCCTACACCTATCATCTATCTAAAGACAGCTCATATATTATAAATACTATTTTAAGTGATGTTAAAGCGCTTTCTTTAGGGGTCTTCGTTCCTAGCTTAACTATTCTCGCCAATATATCTGTTATCACCTCTCTGTCTCTTCTTCTGCTGATTTCAGATCCCTTGGTAACAGCGGTTGCTATATTATTCATTCTGCCTATATTCCTTGTACTCAATACCTTTCGAAGCAGAATTAGAAGCTGGGGTTCAGAAATTTCAAACTCTAATCGCAATAGTGCGAAGATAATCTATGAGTCGCTAGGTGGTATCAAAGAGGTTAAAGCAATAGGCTGCGAGCAATACTTCAATGATCAGCTGAGTGCTCAGTGTAACCGTTATGTGAAAGCGTCTTCTGACAATTTCTCCTTCAAGATCTTACCTAGGATGGTACTAGAGGCGGCTTTTGTTGCTCTGCTGGTAGGAATTACCCTCTTGGTACTATTTGTTAGAGGAGATGCTTCCTCAATGATTGCGACTTTAGGAACCTTCGCTCTAGTTGCTGTTAGGCTGATCCCAGCCTCTAGCAATCTAGCAAGCTCTCTTATTAATGTGCGGAGTAAGGGATATGTTGTCGACAAGCTTTACGCCGATCTACAAGAGCTTGAAAGGGCCGCTCATAGCAATAGAGAAACAACTACCGAAAAAGACCCAAGAACATTTGGCTTAAGTTTCACAGAAAGCATTCAACTCAGTCATATCTCTTATTCCTACCCAGGAAGCTATCAAGAAGCGCTTTCAGACATTAGTATTCAAATAAAAAAAGGTCAGTCAGTCGCATTTATAGGTAAATCTGGTGCAGGGAAAACGACACTAGTAGATGTATTGTTAGGCATCTTGACTCCTAGCAGCGGGGACATTCTGATAGACGGCGTTTCTATCTATAACAATCTGGCAGACTGGCGACAACTCATCGGCTACATGCCACAGTCTGTCCATCTGATTGATGATTCTCTAGTTAAGAATATAGCGCTTGGAGTCTCAGATAAGGCGATTGACTACGAGAAGATACACCATTGTATTCGATCGGCCCAGCTCGAAGATGTAGTCAAGAACCTTCCAGAGGGTATATATGCTGAGCTAGGAGAACGGGGTGTAAGGCTCTCTGGTGGACAGCGGCAAAGGGTAGGTATTGCTAGAGCGCTCTATCACGGCAGCGATATCTTGATTATGGACGAAGCTACCTCTGCACTAGATAGTGAAACGGAAGCCCTTATCACAGAGTCAATAAAATCACTGAGCCGTGAGAGAACTGTCATTGTGATCGCCCACCGGATGTCCACAATTCAGCACTGCGACCAGGTTTTCCTCTTAAACAACGGACAGCTCACTCAAACAGGAAGTTATGAGGAGGTCGTTGCTAGCAGAGGTCTATAA
- a CDS encoding glycosyltransferase family 2 protein: MTNSIESTAVSTAFVSVIIPVYNDPHRLQTCLQALDNQTYPKSHYEVIVVDNASTESPAQIVAPYEWASLMVEREPGSYAARNTGIKQAKGPIIAFTDADCIPDTDWLRAGVSCLESTEGCGMVAGRIDLFFQDLEKPTAVEIYESVEMGFSQAEFLAEQHYGLTANLFTYKQVIEDVGLFSTTLKSGGDKEWGQRVFAANYPQVYAHDAYVCHPTRHSFGALYKRVTRIVGGKHDAAQSQWSHLDNAKGFAKDLVMAFTPPGRSILRVWDNKKLQTQKQRFQFVFVMFFVRYVSAWERMRLRLGGRSRRW; encoded by the coding sequence ATGACTAACTCTATAGAATCAACGGCCGTATCAACAGCTTTTGTATCAGTTATCATTCCAGTCTATAACGATCCACATAGATTACAGACCTGTCTCCAAGCATTGGACAATCAGACCTATCCCAAATCTCACTACGAGGTGATTGTAGTCGACAACGCTTCAACCGAGAGCCCTGCGCAGATCGTTGCACCCTACGAATGGGCTAGTCTGATGGTCGAACGTGAGCCTGGTTCATACGCCGCGCGTAACACCGGGATCAAACAAGCAAAAGGGCCGATCATCGCCTTCACTGATGCTGACTGCATCCCTGATACTGACTGGCTGCGAGCGGGTGTGAGCTGCTTAGAATCAACCGAGGGGTGTGGTATGGTCGCTGGCCGTATCGACCTTTTTTTTCAAGATCTAGAGAAGCCGACAGCAGTCGAGATATATGAAAGTGTCGAGATGGGATTTTCCCAAGCTGAGTTCTTGGCCGAGCAGCACTACGGTCTTACAGCTAACCTATTTACCTACAAGCAGGTCATAGAAGACGTTGGGCTATTTAGCACTACCTTGAAATCGGGTGGCGATAAAGAATGGGGACAGCGCGTTTTTGCAGCTAACTATCCTCAAGTCTACGCGCACGACGCCTATGTTTGTCATCCTACTCGCCACAGCTTCGGCGCACTCTACAAGCGGGTAACCCGAATCGTAGGGGGAAAACATGATGCAGCGCAGTCTCAATGGTCTCATCTAGATAATGCCAAAGGATTCGCTAAAGACCTTGTTATGGCATTCACTCCACCGGGTCGTAGTATCCTGCGCGTTTGGGACAATAAAAAGCTTCAAACGCAAAAGCAGCGGTTTCAATTTGTTTTTGTAATGTTTTTCGTTAGATATGTTAGCGCTTGGGAAAGAATGCGACTACGACTTGGCGGTCGCTCCAGAAGGTGGTGA
- a CDS encoding sulfotransferase family 2 domain-containing protein — MSKAILIKKHKVIYFPIPKVACTSLKKACADLIEMSSDSDISVHDTYFPGIQDLDALQGYEDYFKFAFVRNPWDRLVSCYCNKIKSDAHINNRWFQNGVSVGLAHYDTFEAGMSFGAFVNSVIDIPETLAEKHFRSQHTFIVGVDGKLLPNFVGKFESLSEDLARICDHLNVEPMELPHLQRSFRRDYRKYYSEDLKEVVATRYERDIALFGYDFE; from the coding sequence ATGAGCAAAGCAATCTTGATTAAGAAGCATAAAGTGATTTATTTCCCTATCCCAAAGGTAGCTTGTACCAGTCTTAAGAAAGCTTGCGCTGACTTGATAGAGATGTCTTCTGATTCAGACATTTCTGTACATGATACGTACTTCCCTGGCATCCAAGATCTTGATGCATTGCAGGGGTATGAAGACTACTTCAAATTTGCTTTTGTACGCAACCCATGGGACCGGCTAGTGTCTTGCTATTGCAATAAGATTAAGTCGGATGCGCATATTAACAATCGCTGGTTTCAAAACGGCGTGAGTGTAGGTTTGGCACACTATGACACTTTTGAAGCCGGTATGTCCTTCGGGGCGTTTGTGAATAGCGTAATTGATATCCCTGAGACCTTAGCAGAAAAGCACTTTAGGTCACAACACACTTTTATTGTGGGCGTAGACGGTAAACTGCTGCCCAACTTTGTCGGCAAGTTTGAGAGCTTGAGTGAGGATTTGGCGCGGATCTGTGATCACCTCAACGTCGAACCTATGGAACTTCCTCATTTACAAAGGTCATTTAGAAGGGACTACCGAAAGTACTATTCTGAAGATCTAAAAGAAGTAGTTGCTACCCGATATGAAAGAGATATTGCATTATTTGGATACGATTTTGAGTAG
- a CDS encoding glycosyltransferase yields MVHSPLVSIIINNYNYEKFLRDAIDSALNQSYDNVEVIVVDDGSTDTSRDIIRSYGDRLIPLFQENAKQGAAFNNGFAHSKGDIILFLDSDDYLFEQTLEKIVEVWNPTVSKVHYRLQIVDAQGEIQGPCYPPRNLPLASGEVWKELFDRGAYTGVSTSGNAISRHALAEVSPIPEKYKLTSDDYLSTLIPFYGEVVAIDEPLAAYRIHTSNQWALVTVSGDRFHRFVHHHNQSQALIEQQAEKMNYSLPDDLEERNPGYVWCRLSSLRLGPSKHPKTKDTSFKLMYWGIRSLWKYSDFNIKKRLIYSIWFVWVAIMPLPLAKLAITWLYVPQNRPKLLDWAKQLTSQKKTVPIEAVN; encoded by the coding sequence ATGGTACATTCCCCGCTAGTTAGCATAATCATCAATAACTACAACTACGAGAAGTTCCTGCGCGATGCTATAGACAGTGCGCTTAATCAGAGCTATGACAATGTCGAGGTGATTGTCGTAGATGATGGATCAACTGATACTTCTAGGGACATTATCAGAAGCTATGGCGATCGCCTCATACCGCTCTTCCAGGAAAACGCCAAACAGGGTGCTGCTTTCAACAATGGGTTTGCTCACAGCAAAGGCGATATCATTCTCTTTCTAGATTCAGACGATTATCTGTTTGAGCAGACACTAGAGAAGATTGTTGAAGTCTGGAACCCAACAGTCTCCAAAGTTCACTATCGGCTACAGATTGTCGATGCTCAAGGTGAGATTCAAGGTCCTTGCTATCCGCCACGCAATCTGCCACTAGCTAGTGGCGAAGTATGGAAGGAGCTGTTCGATAGAGGCGCATATACTGGTGTCTCTACTAGTGGCAACGCTATTAGCCGTCATGCACTAGCAGAAGTCTCTCCTATCCCAGAGAAGTATAAGCTGACATCTGATGACTATCTTTCCACGCTTATTCCTTTCTATGGCGAAGTAGTCGCAATAGATGAGCCACTAGCGGCTTACCGTATTCATACGAGTAATCAGTGGGCGCTAGTCACCGTCAGCGGCGATAGATTTCATCGTTTCGTACATCATCACAATCAGAGCCAAGCCCTAATTGAACAGCAGGCTGAGAAGATGAATTATTCACTGCCAGACGACTTAGAAGAGCGTAATCCTGGCTATGTGTGGTGTCGTCTCTCTTCGCTGCGGTTGGGACCTAGCAAACATCCAAAAACAAAAGATACTTCCTTTAAGCTGATGTACTGGGGAATACGATCACTTTGGAAGTATTCAGACTTCAACATTAAAAAGCGTCTGATCTATAGCATTTGGTTTGTCTGGGTAGCTATCATGCCGCTACCACTAGCAAAATTAGCTATCACCTGGTTATATGTGCCGCAAAATCGGCCGAAGCTTCTAGACTGGGCGAAGCAGCTAACTTCTCAGAAGAAAACAGTACCGATTGAAGCAGTTAATTAA
- a CDS encoding glycosyltransferase, producing MKLAYVTIKNAQQLGKGTEWSGTGYHIAQALTEQSVSIDYLGPLRDPLSMKALRKLKRHYHQIGGKVYFKDTDPAILQRYANQVAEKLRLAPHDAILSATSNPIAYLKSQQPILFWADATFQNTAEFYPKYSNLCQSSVDYGHEMERLALEKCRFAIYSSDWAANTAINFYGAEPEKVNVIPFGANLTSNLSPIEVESLVDSRPSTTCKLIFIGVDWIRKGGDKALAVAKALNQAGLPTELTLIGTQPEDDAPLPDYVKPMGYISKLTASGQQQISQLIGESHFLVLPTLADCSPIVLCEANAFGVPCLSTDIGGIPTIVKPNINGQLFGAQSSVGDYCTYIADLFADYSRYKKMCLSSFWEYKERLNWQAAGKAAKALLHQACQ from the coding sequence ATGAAGCTTGCCTATGTGACAATCAAAAACGCTCAACAGCTAGGCAAAGGTACCGAATGGTCGGGGACTGGCTATCACATCGCTCAAGCTTTGACAGAACAGTCCGTCTCGATTGACTACCTGGGACCGCTAAGAGACCCCCTGTCGATGAAGGCTCTGCGTAAGCTGAAGCGTCACTACCACCAGATTGGCGGTAAAGTTTACTTCAAAGATACCGACCCAGCGATTCTACAACGATACGCTAATCAGGTTGCCGAAAAGCTAAGGCTTGCTCCTCACGATGCAATTTTGAGTGCAACGAGCAACCCAATTGCCTATCTCAAAAGTCAGCAGCCTATTCTGTTTTGGGCTGATGCAACGTTTCAAAACACGGCTGAGTTCTATCCAAAATACAGCAATCTCTGTCAGTCATCGGTAGACTACGGTCATGAAATGGAGCGACTAGCGCTAGAAAAATGCCGGTTTGCAATTTATTCCTCTGATTGGGCTGCAAATACCGCTATTAATTTTTACGGAGCAGAGCCTGAAAAAGTTAATGTAATTCCTTTCGGAGCTAACCTAACATCTAATTTATCACCTATAGAAGTTGAAAGTTTGGTAGATTCGCGGCCTTCAACGACTTGCAAGCTGATTTTTATCGGTGTGGACTGGATAAGAAAAGGGGGTGATAAAGCGCTGGCGGTCGCCAAAGCATTAAATCAGGCCGGCCTACCAACAGAGCTGACGCTAATAGGAACTCAACCTGAAGATGACGCTCCTCTCCCTGATTATGTCAAGCCAATGGGCTATATCAGCAAGCTTACAGCATCGGGCCAGCAACAAATTTCTCAGCTTATCGGAGAGTCTCATTTCTTAGTCCTACCGACTCTAGCTGACTGCTCGCCCATTGTGCTATGCGAAGCTAATGCCTTTGGCGTTCCTTGTCTTTCAACCGATATAGGTGGTATTCCAACCATCGTAAAACCTAATATCAACGGTCAGCTATTCGGTGCTCAATCAAGCGTCGGCGACTACTGCACGTATATTGCAGATTTGTTTGCTGATTACAGCCGCTATAAAAAGATGTGCCTATCGTCTTTCTGGGAGTACAAAGAACGATTGAACTGGCAGGCGGCAGGAAAGGCGGCTAAAGCGCTCCTTCACCAGGCTTGTCAATGA
- a CDS encoding glycosyltransferase family 4 protein has protein sequence MSTMPPVESYPSLKVLISVYACAPNVGSEPGVGWNIVCALAKHHELYVFTRASNAPAIEAELSKQPIDNLNFIYFDPPTWAAWLPPANVAHYYFWQIEAYAVAKELLRTQPIHLVHHITYVRYSTPSFLSLLPLPFIFGPVGGGEQAPSTFWQSFSLRGKVYNVLRNLSHKVGELDPFTRATARRSFLVRATTVDTAARLKKLGAANVQVASALGLSQEEIDQLAQQPDPPPAPIRFISIARLLHWKGIYLGLQAFADVVQHSDSLNECEYWILGEGPERDRLGTLADELDIAKQVKFLGVLPRDQTLQKIAECHVLLHPSLHDSGGFVCLEAMAAGRPVICLDLGGPAVQVTPAAGVLVPAEDPKQAVRSLSQAMVKLATDHPLRAQMGAAGRQHVLENYVWEAKAQQLAQLYRDCVEQQPVDMSPSVLESQESNCT, from the coding sequence ATGTCTACAATGCCTCCCGTTGAGTCATACCCTTCGCTCAAAGTTCTCATCTCTGTTTATGCCTGCGCTCCCAACGTTGGCTCAGAGCCGGGCGTCGGTTGGAACATTGTGTGCGCTTTAGCTAAGCACCACGAACTTTATGTCTTTACCCGCGCAAGCAATGCTCCTGCGATAGAAGCTGAGCTAAGCAAGCAGCCGATCGACAATCTCAACTTCATCTACTTCGACCCACCTACCTGGGCCGCGTGGCTGCCTCCTGCGAATGTTGCGCACTACTACTTTTGGCAAATTGAAGCGTATGCAGTGGCTAAAGAGCTGCTTAGAACTCAGCCGATTCATCTAGTTCATCACATTACCTACGTTCGCTATTCCACGCCTAGCTTCTTATCTCTTTTGCCGCTGCCTTTCATCTTTGGTCCAGTTGGCGGCGGAGAGCAGGCTCCTAGCACTTTCTGGCAGAGTTTCTCGCTGCGAGGAAAGGTCTACAACGTTTTAAGAAATTTATCTCACAAAGTAGGTGAACTAGACCCTTTCACTAGAGCGACGGCTAGGCGAAGTTTCTTAGTTCGAGCAACTACTGTAGATACGGCGGCCAGGTTGAAGAAGCTAGGTGCGGCTAACGTTCAAGTTGCTTCTGCGCTAGGTCTTTCTCAAGAAGAAATCGATCAGCTCGCTCAGCAGCCGGACCCTCCACCTGCGCCCATTCGATTTATTTCAATTGCTAGGCTTTTACACTGGAAGGGCATCTATTTGGGCCTGCAGGCGTTTGCTGATGTTGTACAACATTCGGATTCACTGAATGAATGTGAGTACTGGATCTTGGGAGAAGGCCCGGAGCGCGATCGCCTAGGAACACTTGCTGACGAACTGGACATTGCCAAGCAGGTGAAATTCTTGGGAGTACTCCCGCGCGATCAGACTTTGCAAAAGATCGCTGAATGTCACGTCCTATTACATCCTAGTCTCCATGATTCTGGTGGATTTGTCTGTCTAGAAGCCATGGCCGCAGGGCGTCCAGTTATTTGTCTAGATTTAGGCGGGCCTGCGGTGCAGGTCACGCCTGCTGCTGGTGTATTGGTACCTGCGGAAGACCCGAAGCAGGCGGTGCGATCACTTAGCCAGGCAATGGTAAAGCTGGCGACGGACCACCCTCTGAGGGCGCAGATGGGTGCGGCTGGGCGTCAGCATGTGCTGGAGAACTACGTATGGGAAGCAAAAGCGCAGCAGCTAGCGCAGCTCTATCGCGACTGCGTAGAGCAGCAGCCTGTTGATATGTCCCCCTCTGTCCTAGAAAGTCAAGAAAGTAACTGTACATAA
- a CDS encoding sulfotransferase family 2 domain-containing protein — MLRLLPQIKTQKLQNVSIKTRNLIRGPLKKNIYFHHIPKCGGTSLNRALQSCYVKWNLWESSNVLNLNSAASWQSAQVLFGKELPPDVVDDSAVMQLREELLFYFMSLGHVHYLSGHFPFSTLAHQYYGSRFDFITVLRDPVDRWISSYFYNNYRQQSSYRKIAIDLDDYINSELGRSQGYEYAKFLGGVAKEGSFMNADFVQRAKENLHKFQLIGFLDDMATFQKMFAQRYGTKLRINTLNQRPSKEKKLNEIINEKMMGTIKEICSPDLEIYNYAVDNFKSGL; from the coding sequence ATGCTTCGTCTTCTACCTCAGATCAAAACTCAAAAACTCCAGAATGTTTCTATCAAAACTAGAAACCTGATTAGGGGTCCTTTGAAGAAGAATATTTATTTCCACCACATTCCTAAGTGTGGCGGGACCTCTCTGAATAGAGCGCTTCAGTCCTGCTATGTCAAGTGGAATCTATGGGAATCTAGTAATGTTCTAAATCTAAATTCAGCAGCCTCCTGGCAATCAGCTCAAGTCTTATTTGGAAAGGAGCTACCACCTGATGTGGTAGATGATTCTGCGGTGATGCAGCTACGAGAAGAACTTCTATTTTATTTTATGTCTTTGGGCCATGTCCATTATCTATCTGGGCACTTTCCATTTAGCACCTTAGCTCATCAGTACTATGGTAGTCGATTCGATTTCATTACGGTTCTTCGTGACCCGGTTGATAGATGGATATCGAGCTATTTCTATAACAACTACAGACAGCAGTCCTCTTACCGTAAGATTGCGATCGATCTTGATGATTATATTAATTCTGAATTAGGGCGATCGCAAGGCTATGAATACGCTAAGTTCCTAGGTGGTGTTGCCAAAGAGGGTAGCTTCATGAATGCTGATTTTGTACAGCGAGCAAAAGAGAACTTGCATAAGTTTCAACTGATTGGATTTCTAGACGACATGGCTACGTTTCAGAAGATGTTCGCTCAGCGCTACGGCACAAAGCTACGCATAAACACGCTGAATCAGCGGCCTAGTAAGGAAAAAAAACTCAATGAAATCATTAATGAGAAGATGATGGGTACTATTAAAGAGATCTGTAGCCCTGACTTGGAAATATACAACTATGCCGTGGACAACTTTAAATCAGGGTTATAG
- a CDS encoding sulfotransferase family 2 domain-containing protein, with protein MRHRWMDKFVFIHINKTGGTSVAKALNIPTIHRTALEKIEEIGREEWNRRFTFAVVRNPWDKVVSHYHYRVQTDQTNLGEGKVDFKTWVTLSYGKKDPAYYNKPKMFMPQTKWVVDQTGEMIVDYICRFESLSSDFEQVCKRLNLDASLPHLKSSKRGSYQDYYDSATKAIVADWFAEDVEQFHYTF; from the coding sequence ATGCGACACCGGTGGATGGATAAGTTTGTGTTTATCCATATCAACAAAACCGGCGGAACTAGCGTAGCGAAGGCGCTGAATATTCCAACAATCCATCGGACAGCGCTTGAGAAAATCGAAGAGATAGGTCGCGAAGAGTGGAACCGACGGTTTACTTTTGCGGTCGTTAGAAACCCCTGGGATAAGGTCGTTTCACACTATCACTACCGGGTACAAACCGACCAAACCAATCTGGGCGAAGGTAAGGTCGACTTCAAGACCTGGGTAACACTTTCCTACGGTAAGAAGGATCCAGCCTACTACAACAAACCTAAAATGTTTATGCCACAAACAAAGTGGGTTGTGGACCAGACTGGTGAAATGATAGTGGACTATATCTGTCGGTTTGAATCACTATCTAGTGACTTTGAGCAGGTATGTAAGCGCCTTAATCTCGACGCAAGCCTACCTCATCTAAAGAGCAGCAAGCGGGGCAGCTATCAAGATTATTACGACTCGGCCACTAAAGCTATTGTTGCCGATTGGTTCGCTGAAGATGTTGAACAGTTTCACTATACTTTCTAG
- a CDS encoding glycosyltransferase family 1 protein, with product MRVAILRSTAQSSISMKVYANNIVDGLKEVRPDWEILDISPKIPIPGEVSALQNSLSKYYDRYWHYPRSLKSCEADVFHIVDHSDGHLASALKRYGKRSVVTCHDLINWVQPEMYQGLAIMPLISLNSWRWSVKQMADANHVVTVSEHTAADVTESLQLDSEVVTAIPNAVSDQFSPASAEAVSTFRESKGVNSSTFCLLNVGSNNPRKNVSAILETMHVLKQRSHPVHFWKAGSNFTSEQCEFIATHQLTDHVTYLGKLDSTLLPTLYSAADVLVAPSLYEGFGLTVLEAMACGTPVVTANTTSLPEVAGDAAILVAPSDTEAIASATERLIEDLDLRQQLSAAGLSRAALFTWTNTASQLASIYEHVYNASR from the coding sequence ATGCGTGTCGCTATTTTGCGTAGTACCGCACAGTCCTCAATCAGCATGAAGGTGTATGCCAACAACATTGTTGATGGGCTCAAGGAAGTTCGTCCAGATTGGGAAATTTTAGATATTTCCCCTAAGATTCCTATACCTGGTGAAGTCTCTGCACTCCAGAACTCGCTTAGTAAGTACTATGATCGCTACTGGCACTATCCGCGATCTTTGAAGAGCTGCGAAGCAGATGTTTTTCATATTGTTGATCACAGCGATGGACATCTAGCCTCTGCCCTGAAGCGCTATGGAAAGCGTTCGGTCGTCACTTGCCATGACTTGATCAATTGGGTTCAGCCGGAGATGTACCAGGGTTTGGCGATTATGCCTTTGATTAGCTTGAATAGCTGGCGCTGGTCAGTGAAGCAGATGGCAGATGCAAATCACGTCGTAACAGTCTCTGAGCATACAGCCGCAGACGTAACCGAAAGTCTTCAGCTCGATTCAGAAGTGGTCACAGCCATTCCTAATGCGGTGAGCGACCAGTTCTCTCCTGCGTCTGCAGAAGCTGTCTCTACGTTTCGTGAATCAAAGGGAGTGAACTCGAGTACCTTTTGCCTACTCAATGTTGGCTCAAATAATCCTCGTAAGAACGTCTCGGCGATTTTGGAGACGATGCATGTTTTGAAGCAGCGATCGCATCCTGTGCATTTTTGGAAAGCGGGTAGCAATTTTACCAGCGAGCAGTGTGAATTCATAGCGACTCATCAGCTAACTGACCATGTTACTTACCTTGGTAAGCTAGATAGTACGCTATTACCAACGCTATACAGCGCGGCCGATGTACTAGTAGCACCGTCTTTGTATGAGGGTTTTGGACTGACCGTACTGGAGGCAATGGCTTGTGGGACGCCAGTGGTAACGGCCAATACGACCTCTCTTCCTGAGGTGGCTGGAGATGCAGCCATCTTGGTCGCTCCTAGTGATACGGAGGCGATCGCCTCTGCAACTGAGCGCCTTATTGAAGATCTCGACTTGCGTCAACAGCTATCTGCGGCGGGTCTTTCCCGAGCCGCATTATTCACCTGGACTAATACCGCCAGCCAACTCGCTAGCATCTATGAGCATGTCTACAATGCCTCCCGTTGA
- a CDS encoding glycosyltransferase, whose protein sequence is MRILSVHNSYQIRGGEDESRKTEENLLRSRGHTVDTYEVSNDLIADIPPANLAARTLWSQETYRAVGQLLAAASYDIVHVQNFFPLISPSVFYAAKSANVPVIQTLRNYRLICPNALFFRDGQVCEDCVGKPIPYPGIVHSCYRESKAASAVTAAMIVAHRMVNTWKSKIDGYIALTEFAKRKFTQSGFPAEKIHVKSNFVSPDPGVAEGKGGYALYVGRLSVEKGLDTLLEAWEQLEYSIDLKIVGDGPLTDLVVAATKKSDRIEWLGRLPVEDVYNLMGNARFLVFPSKWYETFGRVAVEAFAKGTPVIASEIGAIAEIVNSGETGLLFEAGNASDLAEKVMTLMGDTYSSLQMRQRSRDEYLSKYTADINYIRLIEIYEQYLVR, encoded by the coding sequence ATGCGGATTCTAAGCGTTCACAACAGCTATCAGATTCGAGGCGGAGAGGATGAGTCTCGCAAGACCGAGGAGAACTTGCTACGTAGTCGTGGTCATACAGTGGATACCTATGAGGTCAGTAATGATCTCATCGCAGACATTCCTCCGGCGAATTTAGCTGCTCGTACGCTCTGGTCACAAGAAACCTATCGAGCGGTCGGTCAGCTCCTAGCAGCTGCGTCATACGATATTGTGCATGTACAAAACTTTTTCCCTTTGATTTCCCCGTCAGTTTTCTACGCAGCCAAGTCAGCTAATGTTCCCGTGATCCAAACACTTAGGAACTATCGGCTGATATGTCCGAACGCGCTCTTTTTTAGAGACGGTCAGGTTTGTGAAGACTGTGTCGGCAAGCCGATTCCCTATCCTGGAATTGTGCATAGCTGCTATCGGGAAAGCAAGGCTGCGAGTGCGGTTACCGCCGCTATGATCGTGGCACATCGGATGGTGAATACCTGGAAAAGTAAAATCGATGGCTATATTGCCTTGACAGAGTTTGCAAAAAGAAAATTCACACAAAGCGGGTTCCCAGCTGAAAAGATACACGTGAAGTCTAACTTTGTAAGCCCTGATCCGGGTGTGGCTGAGGGCAAAGGTGGCTATGCACTCTACGTAGGCCGCTTATCGGTAGAAAAAGGGTTAGATACGCTGCTAGAGGCCTGGGAACAGCTAGAATACAGCATAGATCTAAAAATTGTCGGGGACGGTCCGTTAACCGACCTGGTAGTAGCTGCTACCAAGAAGTCTGATCGGATAGAGTGGTTAGGACGTTTACCCGTTGAGGATGTCTACAATCTGATGGGTAACGCCAGGTTTTTAGTGTTTCCTTCTAAGTGGTACGAAACCTTTGGCCGAGTAGCGGTAGAAGCGTTTGCCAAAGGAACGCCCGTGATCGCCTCTGAGATTGGTGCGATCGCTGAAATTGTGAACTCTGGTGAAACAGGCTTGCTGTTTGAAGCGGGTAACGCGTCCGATTTGGCTGAAAAGGTCATGACCTTGATGGGTGATACCTACTCCAGTTTGCAGATGCGACAGAGATCAAGGGATGAATACCTCTCTAAATATACCGCTGATATAAACTACATCCGTTTAATAGAGATATACGAACAGTATCTTGTGCGCTAG